A genomic segment from Dehalobacter sp. encodes:
- a CDS encoding DNA methyltransferase gives FGFELMMAPYTIAHMKLSMTLKETGVDELSDRLGVYLTNTLEEGVPLQPGLFNFGLSAAVSEESHLAAKVKSDHPVMVVIGNPPYSGESSNKTPFAQSLVEKYKYEPGGFIKLQERNPKWINDDYVKFLAFAENLILHNQEGVLAMITNHAYLDNPTFRGLRWHLAKTFDKIFVLDLHGNTKKKEEAPDGSKDENIFDIMQGVAIILAVKNRKHNIIAEVFYSDLFGGREKKFSELNIGLIDYQKIILDPKMFYFVNKNMAGKSDYELGVYISELFSLNSVGVVTAADSILISDNKQELVRNINKARSNPKNGKIYDRLLKQVIDESFIRPISYRPFDEQFIYYDTQVVERSREKVMRNYILGNNIGLVFKRGGVEEKSPPIFAVKNISESRAWSRPGMQGIEFNAPLYIFDSDGKRSINFRPKAVELLIQNLIEEPSPEVIIDYIYGALHSPSYREKYKEFLKIDFPRIPIPTQQEFDRLAPLGRELRELHLMQSPIIDEYQTTFPIAGDCKVEKLSYSEGKVWINKTQYFGNVPELAWNFYIGGYQPAQKWLKDRKGRQLSDADLVHYQRIIKILLETDRLMKEIG, from the coding sequence TGTTTGGCTTTGAATTGATGATGGCACCCTACACCATCGCTCACATGAAACTCAGCATGACGCTTAAGGAAACCGGTGTCGATGAACTCAGCGACCGTTTGGGCGTCTATCTCACCAACACACTCGAAGAGGGCGTCCCCCTTCAACCAGGTCTCTTCAATTTTGGTCTGTCGGCTGCAGTCAGCGAAGAGAGCCACCTTGCTGCCAAAGTTAAGAGCGACCATCCAGTGATGGTTGTCATCGGTAACCCACCTTATAGTGGTGAATCTTCAAATAAAACCCCTTTCGCTCAAAGTCTCGTAGAAAAATACAAGTACGAACCTGGAGGCTTCATTAAACTACAAGAAAGGAATCCGAAGTGGATTAACGATGATTATGTAAAGTTCTTGGCTTTTGCCGAAAATTTGATACTTCATAATCAGGAAGGTGTTCTAGCAATGATTACAAATCATGCCTATTTGGATAATCCTACCTTCCGAGGATTACGTTGGCACCTTGCCAAAACTTTTGACAAGATATTTGTCTTAGATCTACATGGTAATACTAAAAAGAAAGAAGAGGCACCCGACGGAAGCAAAGATGAAAATATTTTCGACATTATGCAGGGTGTCGCAATCATTTTGGCTGTTAAAAATCGAAAGCATAACATTATCGCAGAGGTTTTCTATTCGGACTTGTTTGGTGGAAGAGAAAAAAAATTTAGTGAATTAAATATTGGGTTAATAGATTATCAAAAAATTATCTTGGATCCGAAGATGTTCTACTTCGTAAACAAAAACATGGCTGGTAAAAGTGATTATGAACTAGGAGTATATATTTCGGAATTGTTTTCCCTGAACAGCGTCGGGGTGGTTACCGCAGCTGATTCGATACTGATATCTGATAACAAGCAAGAATTGGTTCGGAATATCAACAAAGCTAGAAGTAATCCAAAAAACGGGAAGATATACGATCGTCTTTTAAAGCAAGTAATCGATGAGAGTTTCATAAGACCAATTTCTTATAGGCCTTTTGACGAGCAATTCATCTATTACGACACCCAAGTAGTTGAAAGATCAAGAGAGAAAGTAATGAGGAATTACATCCTCGGGAACAACATTGGACTTGTATTCAAAAGGGGCGGTGTTGAAGAAAAATCACCGCCGATATTCGCTGTAAAGAATATTTCCGAATCGAGAGCATGGTCAAGACCAGGAATGCAAGGTATAGAGTTCAATGCTCCATTGTATATTTTTGATAGTGACGGCAAACGCTCTATCAACTTTCGGCCCAAAGCAGTTGAATTACTTATACAAAACTTAATTGAAGAACCTTCTCCAGAGGTTATCATAGACTACATATATGGAGCGTTACACAGCCCCTCCTATCGTGAAAAGTATAAAGAATTCCTCAAAATCGACTTCCCCCGTATACCTATTCCTACACAACAGGAGTTTGACCGTTTGGCGCCCCTCGGTCGTGAACTGCGCGAGTTACACCTCATGCAATCCCCCATCATCGATGAATATCAAACCACCTTCCCAATCGCAGGCGATTGCAAGGTCGAAAAACTGTCCTATTCAGAAGGCAAGGTTTGGATCAACAAAACGCAGTACTTTGGCAACGTGCCTGAGCTTGCCTGGAACTTTTACATCGGCGGCTACCAACCCGCTCAGAAATGGCTCAAAGACCGCAAAGGTCGCCAACTATCTGATGCTGACCTGGTCCACTACCAACGCATCATCAAAATCCTGCTCGAAACCGATCGGCTAATGAAGGAGATCGGGTAA
- a CDS encoding RNA-directed DNA polymerase: MKKLVDLSNTDARDFFLKGSSYFSSDLPPYLSFEPLLLEVATKMNGAYYPDVSDKRQKIKPQDVDNVNYLLLSNKDGRFDWRPMELIHPLIYVSLVNLICKDENWNSITKRWSSFQGGMVDCCSCPVSSENDEKDKAAQVTNWWNQVEQQSLMYSLEFSHVLHTDVTNCYGSLYTHSIAWAIHGFNEVKNHKNEMYYLGNLIDAYIRAGRYGQTNGISQGSVLMDFIAEIVLGYVDSLINEELAGETDLRILRYRDDYRIFANNDETCERILKVISEKLLFVGMKLGNSKTNLCRNVVEGAIKPDKLAGISLHDLGSEQMLTIQKKLLRLHSFGQHFPNSGTLRRLISELQSDIYDNLSEVPQDLGVQVAIATDIGFDSPSTFPAIAGILSRLISLAPPQEKVQLWDKVTRKMARVPNNGYLDVWLQRVIEPKDVGLKSNSNEPICKIVNHEPADLWNNQWICDSNLANSLDLSKIVVGSVYDTPEVMNPAEIELYRRNLYLY; encoded by the coding sequence ATGAAGAAATTAGTAGATCTTTCAAATACCGATGCCAGAGACTTTTTTCTTAAGGGAAGCAGTTACTTTTCATCGGATTTACCCCCATACTTGAGTTTCGAACCGCTTTTATTGGAAGTAGCCACCAAAATGAATGGGGCGTATTATCCCGATGTTAGCGACAAAAGGCAAAAAATAAAACCACAAGATGTTGATAATGTAAATTATCTTTTGTTAAGTAACAAAGATGGCAGGTTTGATTGGCGACCAATGGAATTGATTCATCCATTAATTTATGTTTCTTTGGTAAATTTAATCTGCAAGGATGAGAACTGGAACTCCATTACAAAACGATGGTCAAGTTTTCAAGGTGGAATGGTTGATTGCTGTTCTTGTCCAGTTTCTTCTGAAAACGATGAGAAGGATAAAGCGGCTCAAGTAACTAATTGGTGGAATCAAGTCGAACAGCAATCACTTATGTACTCATTGGAGTTCAGTCATGTTCTCCACACTGATGTTACGAATTGCTACGGGTCTCTTTATACCCATAGTATTGCTTGGGCAATACATGGCTTCAATGAAGTAAAAAATCATAAAAATGAGATGTATTATCTAGGAAATCTCATTGATGCGTACATCAGAGCTGGCCGCTATGGTCAGACAAATGGTATTTCACAGGGCTCTGTTCTGATGGACTTTATTGCTGAGATCGTCCTTGGGTATGTCGACAGTCTCATTAATGAAGAACTGGCAGGAGAAACTGATTTACGAATCCTCAGATATCGCGATGATTACAGAATTTTTGCAAATAATGATGAAACATGTGAAAGGATACTGAAGGTAATCAGCGAAAAATTATTGTTTGTCGGAATGAAACTAGGGAACTCCAAAACTAATCTTTGTAGAAATGTAGTTGAAGGTGCGATAAAACCAGATAAGTTAGCGGGCATTAGTTTACACGATCTAGGTAGTGAACAAATGCTTACAATACAGAAGAAACTGTTAAGACTTCATTCCTTTGGGCAGCATTTTCCCAATAGCGGCACCCTTAGGCGGTTGATTAGTGAATTGCAAAGTGACATCTATGACAACTTATCGGAAGTCCCTCAAGACCTGGGAGTTCAAGTAGCGATAGCAACTGATATCGGCTTTGATTCTCCCAGTACTTTTCCAGCAATTGCTGGAATCCTTAGCAGGCTTATCTCACTTGCTCCTCCTCAAGAGAAAGTACAACTTTGGGACAAGGTCACTAGGAAGATGGCTCGAGTACCGAACAATGGCTACCTCGATGTTTGGCTACAACGAGTGATTGAGCCAAAAGACGTAGGTTTGAAATCAAACAGCAACGAGCCTATATGCAAAATAGTAAACCATGAACCCGCTGACTTATGGAATAATCAGTGGATATGTGATTCAAACTTGGCAAACTCATTGGACCT